Proteins encoded within one genomic window of Drosophila willistoni isolate 14030-0811.24 chromosome XL unlocalized genomic scaffold, UCI_dwil_1.1 Seg141, whole genome shotgun sequence:
- the LOC6649297 gene encoding GDP-fucose protein O-fucosyltransferase 2 produces the protein MQAGWWEHRLLLIILLPSWSLAGAALNNTSRSQATAPINISNTGCPAQGSGSGSLHQFWQTFHSEPADRCPSSILKLRGTVYILYDVNISEGFNLRRDVYIRMAVFVRRLQRQRKRFANVRLVLPPWPRLYHWHSHNLEQSHLLWRHFFDLTSLRRYAKVLDYDEFLAEYRTFGMPAPPYVHISQVFRLMHYEVMLEQGIFRDKYERVSPNADDRACNEYSFVGGPLLQQELLRYGRYHCVRFQGSAGLVERMLREAIDEDTSGPEDVNDMRVYAVLSAETVLHDHWGDEHFWSARRSMRFAQPLAQVAEDFRRNVLSTTDTSAGVQRPALWDMERPKRDAKGGEYLCAHLRRGDFVKSRETTTPTLKSAAQQIKQLLRAFNLTTVFVSTDATPYELLELKELFYRFRFIHFTPESSAQRLQLKDGGVAIVDQLICSYARYFVGTYESTFTYRIYEEREILGFSKASTFNTFCKALGGNCARNAVWPIVWGNDEDDDDSDADYYHSDSDLY, from the coding sequence atgcaGGCAGGTTGGTGGGAGCACCGACTGCTTCTAATTATTCTACTGCCCAGCTGGTCGTTAGCCGGTGCCGCACTCAATAACACCAGCAGATCTCAAGCGACGGCGCCaatcaacatcagcaacacCGGATGCCCAGCCCAAGGTTCAGGTTCCGGTAGTCTTCATCAATTTTGGCAAACATTTCATTCAGAGCCTGCAGATAGATGTCCGTCCTCCATTTTAAAGCTCCGCGGCACTGTATATATACTCTATGATGTCAACATCTCTGAGGGATTCAATTTACGTCGAGATGTTTACATTCGCATGGCTGTGTTCGTGCGGCGACTTCAGCGGCAACGTAAACGCTTTGCGAATGTGCGTCTGGTGTTGCCGCCCTGGCCACGTCTCTACCATTGGCACTCGCACAACCTGGAGCAAAGCCATTTACTATGGCGTCACTTCTTTGATCTGACAAGTTTGAGGCGCTATGCCAAAGTATTGGATTACGATGAGTTCTTAGCGGAGTATCGCACATTTGGAATGCCAGCTCCACCATATGTCCATATCTCTCAGGTTTTTCGCCTTATGCACTATGAAGTCATGTTGGAGCAGGGCATATTCAGGGATAAATACGAACGTGTTTCTCCCAATGCCGATGATCGGGCATGCAATGAGTACTCTTTTGTGGGTGGGCCGCTGTTACAACAGGAACTACTCCGTTATGGACGCTATCATTGTGTTCGATTTCAGGGCAGTGCTGGATTAGTAGAGCGCATGCTGCGTGAGGCCATAGACGAGGATACGTCGGGGCCGGAGGATGTTAATGACATGAGGGTTTATGCTGTACTTAGCGCAGAGACTGTCCTTCATGATCATTGGGGTGATGAACATTTCTGGAGTGCTCGACGCTCCATGAGATTTGCTCAACCCCTCGCTCAGGTAGCTGAGGACTTTCGGCGTAACGTACTGAGCACCACGGACACTTCAGCCGGAGTCCAAAGACCGGCATTATGGGATATGGAGCGACCGAAACGAGATGCTAAAGGCGGCGAATATTTGTGTGCCCATTTGAGACGCGGAGACTTTGTGAAATCACGTGAAACTACCACGCCCACTCTCAAGTCTGCTGCGCAACAGATAAAACAGCTTCTAAGAGCCTTTAATTTAACCACCGTGTTTGTATCCACCGATGCCACTCCCTATGAGCTGCTCGAGCTCAAAGAATTATTCTACCGCTTTCGGTTTATCCATTTCACTCCCGAATCGAGTGCTCAGAGACTACAACTAAAGGACGGCGGTGTGGCCATTGTGGATCAATTGATCTGCTCATACGCCCGCTACTTTGTTGGCACCTATGAGAGCACCTTTACATATCGCATCTATGAGGAGCGCGAAATTCTTGGCTTTAGCAAGGCTAGCACCTTTAATACATTCTGCAAGGCACTTGGAGGTAATTGTGCCCGTAACGCTGTCTGGCCCATTGTTTGGGGCAACgacgaggatgatgatgatagtgATGCTGATTATTATCATAGCGACAGTGATTTGTACTGA
- the LOC6649298 gene encoding large subunit GTPase 1 homolog: MSKKNKAGASNLGRQLIKDRFGHTPRRKVDNDTMLHTTELQDGYDWGRLNLSSVTEESSFQAFLRTAELAGTEFQAEKLNISFVNPKARVGLLSKTQEQQMHQKHEEHRDQLKIPRRPKWSKETSAVDLERSENEAFLNWRRDLALLQEDEEILMTPYEKNLEFWRQLWRVVERSDVVVQIVDARNPLLFRSLDLELYVKEVKSTKMNMILVNKSDLLTQEQRKYWAEYFDKEGIRTAFYSATLVEEELKAESAKHKDTDSALQLEEVRKAAEEIQQSLDAVEQTLEAIEKKIQTDELKKNDLSVLPGDKNSPRLLSRVELIEFLRHVYTGPRHTEQHVTIGMVGYPNVGKSSTINSLMTVKKVSVSATPGKTKRFQTLYLDTDILLCDCPGLVMPSFVLTKADMLLNGILPIDQMRDHVPAVNLLCERIPRHVLEDKYGIVIAKPLEGEDMERPPHSEELLLAYGYNRGFMTSNGQPDQARSARYVLKDYVNGKLLYALAPPSIDQAEYHKFPERQRKVIEESQLPGQQQRAMRINKSTAKELDHQFFEAKPNHAHVKGRSNFPHVRLANDGNLVASTSQSGPEAKPWRHVKKERREKLRKKFSHLDEH; this comes from the exons ATGAGCAAGAAGAACAAGGCTGGCGCATCCAATTTGGGGCGACAGCTGATCAAAGATCGCTTTGGACATACACCGCGGCGAAAAGTGGATAATGATACTATG cTACACACAACAGAATTGCAAGATGGATATGACTGGGGTCGCCTTAATTTGTCCTCTGTGACAGAGGAATCCTCGTTCCAGGCTTTTTTACGCACTGCTGAACTGGCTGGGACAGAATTTCAGGCGGAGAAACTCAATATATCCTTTGTGAATCCTAAGGCAAGGGTGGGCCTTCTAAGCAAAACGCAGGAACAGCAAATGCATCAAAAGCATGAAGAACATCGAGATCAGTTAAAGATCCCACGTCGTCCCAAATGGAGCAAAGAGACTAGTGCCGTAGATTTGGAGCGATCAGAGAATGAGGCTTTTCTAAATTGGCGTCGCGATCTTGCTTTGTTGCAGGAGGATGAGGAGATTCTTATGACCCCTTACGAAAAGAATCTCGAGTTCTGGCGCCAATTGTGGCGGGTTGTCGAACGTTCCGATGTTGTGGTACAAATTGTCGATGCCCGAAATCCGTTGCTGTTTCGTAGTTTAGATCTGGAACTTTATGTCAAGGAGGTGAagagcacaaaaatgaacatGATTTTGGTCAATAAGTCAGACCTATTGACGCAAGAACAACGCAAATACTGGGCAGAGTACTTTGATAAGGAGGGTATACGCACAGCGTTCTATTCTGCCACACTGGTAGAGGAGGAACTTAAGGCCGAGAGTGCCAAGCACAAAGATACAGATTCGGCTTTGCAACTTGAAGAGGTAAGAAAAGCAGCTGAAGAAATTCAACAATCCCTGGATGCAGTGGAGCAGACATTGGAGGCCATTGAAAAGAAGATTCAAACAGATGAATTGAAGAAAAATGATTTATCGGTGCTGCCAGGCGACAAAAACAGTCCACGTCTCTTGTCCCGCGTTGAACTGATAGAATTCCTGAGACACGTCTACACAGGACCTCGGCATACGGAGCAGCATGTAACCATTGGCATGGTGGGCTATCCCAATGTCGGCAAAAGCAGTACCATTAATTCTCTGATGACAGTGAAAAAGGTATCCGTTTCGGCCACACCTGGCAAAACAAAACGCTTCCAGACCTTATATCTGGATACAGATATTCTCCTATGCGATTGCCCCGGTTTGGTTATGCCCAGTTTTGTATTGACAAAGGCTGATATGTTGCTCAACGGTATACTGCCCATCGATCAGATGCGTGATCATGTGCCTGCTGTGAATTTACTCTGCGAACGCATACCGCGCCATGTTCTAGAAGATAAATATGGTattgtgatagccaaaccgcTAGAGGGTGAGGATATGGAACGTCCGCCACATTCTGAGGAGCTACTGCTGGCCTATGGAT ATAATCGCGGTTTTATGACTTCGAATGGACAACCGGATCAAGCACGTTCTGCCCGCTATGTTCTTAAGGACTATGTCAATGGCAAACTTTTGTATGCTCTAGCTCCGCCGTCCATCGATCAGGCAGAGTATCATAAgtttcctgaacgccagcgTAAAGTGATCGAAGAGTCCCAATTACCCGGCCAACAGCAACGAGCGATGCGC ATTAACAAGAGCACGGCCAAAGAGCTGGATCATCAGTTTTTTGAAGCGAAACCCAATCATGCCCATGTCAAGGGTCGTTCCAATTTCCCTCATGTGCGTTTAGCCAATGATGGCAACCTAGTGGCCAGCACTAGTCAGTCCGGTCCAGAAGCGAAACCCTGGCGTCATGTGAAAAAGGAGCGACGCGAGAAGCTGCGTAAAAAATTCTCCCATCTGGATGAACATTAA